Proteins from a genomic interval of Luteibacter pinisoli:
- a CDS encoding glycoside hydrolase family 19 protein, which produces MTMDRESQLAIFAYKAGMTHATELANFLAQVGHESNGLTRLDESFRYTRGIEQIPVRSAWREGPELLDEARLRALQGKPEMLAELMYGGRLGNDTPGDGWRYHGRGYIQLTGKANYRAASKALDVDLVQRPCLAAESETAACIAIWYWLTRVPTTARRDVRAATKAINGGYNGLADRTTRFHAWAGRLTPTAMLAIAAGRALPPAADAASRQPAYAHG; this is translated from the coding sequence ATGACGATGGATCGCGAATCGCAGCTGGCGATATTTGCCTACAAGGCCGGCATGACCCACGCCACGGAACTGGCGAACTTCCTGGCCCAGGTCGGCCACGAATCCAACGGCCTCACCCGGCTGGACGAGAGCTTCCGCTACACACGGGGCATCGAGCAGATCCCGGTGCGCTCGGCCTGGCGCGAAGGTCCCGAGTTGCTGGACGAAGCGCGCCTCCGCGCCCTGCAGGGAAAGCCTGAGATGCTGGCCGAACTCATGTACGGCGGCCGCCTCGGCAACGACACGCCAGGCGATGGCTGGCGGTACCACGGCCGCGGCTACATCCAGCTGACTGGCAAGGCGAACTATCGCGCCGCATCGAAGGCGCTGGACGTGGATCTCGTACAGCGCCCCTGCCTTGCCGCCGAATCGGAAACGGCCGCGTGCATCGCCATCTGGTACTGGCTCACCCGTGTGCCCACCACAGCGCGCCGGGACGTCCGCGCCGCCACGAAGGCGATCAATGGTGGCTACAACGGGCTGGCCGATCGCACGACGCGCTTCCATGCGTGGGCTGGGCGGCTTACCCCCACGGCGATGCTGGCCATTGCAGCGGGGCGCGCCCTTCCGCCGGCGGCCGACGCTGCGTCGCGCCAGCCTGCCTACGCGCACGGCTAG
- a CDS encoding lysozyme inhibitor LprI family protein, translating into MRVLSLLGATALATAFAASAAPAPQEANAAYDAQDIRLNAAYKKLSQSLDDAGRKALRNEERQWIIGRDTACKVSAGNLVKNECTTTQTSFRADELEKRLGGSTSLAGEWAYRSDCGFGHHAEMSLRTTAPQVEGTWSDGSRKDGSQGQLKGQWRDGKLFVRFCTEDSPDGSYPACPAFSDVSGYLVPYGGQLVWYRTSGMPAEGKFNKYLVLGRKPNGGDVPKDTKCDSDR; encoded by the coding sequence ATGCGCGTGCTCTCGCTTCTTGGTGCCACGGCACTTGCCACGGCCTTCGCCGCTTCCGCCGCACCGGCACCCCAGGAGGCGAACGCCGCCTACGACGCCCAGGACATCCGTCTGAACGCGGCCTACAAGAAGCTCTCGCAATCGCTCGATGACGCAGGCCGCAAGGCGCTGCGTAACGAGGAACGCCAGTGGATCATAGGCCGCGATACGGCGTGCAAGGTCTCGGCAGGCAATCTCGTCAAGAACGAGTGCACGACCACGCAAACCAGCTTCCGTGCTGATGAGCTCGAGAAGCGCCTGGGCGGCAGCACGTCCTTGGCCGGTGAGTGGGCTTACCGCAGCGATTGCGGTTTCGGCCATCACGCCGAGATGAGCCTGCGGACGACGGCGCCCCAGGTGGAAGGCACCTGGTCGGATGGCTCGCGGAAGGACGGCAGTCAGGGCCAGCTCAAGGGCCAATGGCGCGACGGCAAGCTCTTCGTCCGCTTTTGTACCGAAGACTCACCGGATGGCAGCTACCCTGCATGCCCAGCCTTCAGCGATGTATCAGGTTACCTGGTCCCTTATGGCGGCCAACTCGTCTGGTATCGCACATCCGGCATGCCGGCCGAAGGGAAATTCAACAAATACCTCGTTCTGGGTCGCAAGCCCAACGGCGGGGATGTCCCGAAGGATACGAAGTGCGACAGCGATCGCTAG
- a CDS encoding lysozyme inhibitor LprI family protein, with the protein MAAFATVLLAFSAHAAGAETTTDDSKPFRPAYYACVKASGGVTAALNDCIGTEHDYQDKRLNTAYQALRKSMTDVQRTALRNEERAWITSRDTSCAPDKDGGTGSMLDSNQCDLRETAQRAAALEARMTR; encoded by the coding sequence ATGGCGGCCTTCGCCACCGTGCTTCTCGCATTCAGCGCGCATGCTGCCGGTGCCGAAACCACCACTGATGATTCGAAGCCGTTCCGCCCGGCCTATTACGCTTGCGTCAAGGCATCCGGTGGCGTCACGGCGGCGCTGAACGACTGCATCGGCACCGAACACGATTATCAGGACAAGCGCCTCAATACGGCATACCAGGCCCTGCGCAAATCCATGACCGACGTGCAGCGAACGGCACTTCGGAACGAGGAGCGCGCGTGGATCACAAGCCGCGACACATCCTGCGCGCCCGACAAGGATGGCGGCACGGGATCGATGCTTGATTCGAACCAATGCGATCTTCGCGAAACGGCACAGCGTGCCGCCGCGCTCGAAGCCCGCATGACCCGTTAG